The segment GGTTTGGGTATAGGTTGTGAAGACTGAAGTACCCCGAGACAATCTGTGAGACAACGAGCTGTAATCTGACTCCATaccaatgaatgaataaatgttcAGTACCGAGAGCGCCGTGAAATGCATTGGGAGAAAAAAACTAAGAAGAAGAGTACGTATTTCACTACTTTAGAACAATGTGTAATTAGAAGGTAAAACTAAACATCACATTATTTGTTTCATGGAGATAttacaaagaaattattatttccattcattGGTTGATGTTGAAGATTATACTGGCCTTGTGCCACCACGGACTCTTGAATATTTTTGCAGGTGAAAAGGTGAGATATTTAGGATATGAGATGAGCCTTTATTGTGATCATATGAATATGCCAGTGTAATGATATGCATGATGAAAGTGAAATAAAACGTTATCAGGAGAGGTTACAAACCCTTTTGAGCCCTGAGGCACCCATACATCAGTAGGAAAAAAGATCGATAGCAGTAAgtactggcgagtcagagatatccaggaaggaaaattgaaataattatcgTCGgagaaaaacgaaaaacaaaaagccAAACTCTATAGAGTTAAAATACCATTTTTCACTAACTcgaagatagagaaaaaaaagcacCGATCGTTAGTGGTAGAGAACGAtgaatgaaaaaacgaaaatatatcagttttagAGACAGCAAAACAGAAGTTAGTAACAGCTTAAGCGGTAATTAGTGATAGTTGAAAATTTTCGGTCGTTAGATGTGATCATGTGAGGCGGCCGAAAGCGAAGGAGAAAGGAAGGTTGTTTAGTAGTAGAAAAAGCAATTAATGGCCAACTAAATAGTCAACAACTAATACTCTTGAAGAAAACGATGCTCGTCTTTGAGGAGGTGGTCAGGGAGATCAATTTCTTATTTCTTGGTCTCTATTATAGATTTCCTTTGCCAGCGTCATTGAGAAGCTTTTTCTTGCTTCTGTAACTGTTTTGACTTTTGATCAGGAGGTCGTTAAGCTCCCTGAAGGTGATAAGGACCTTTCTGTCATATCTGAcgtcttccctgttaactttttttcattcccgattctatttagctattctttctctttctataattatagatgcgctgaatggcctgttggctccggtgtttggacttgagacataAATTCATGTCAATCGATCTAATATGCCCATAGAAAAGACAACaactcattccttctttgcataacatttttatcaaaatcatccaagtcagtcacaggactcactttctcttttcttttttgaaacaccggagattccactatatttcccgcctctcttgcttccttgttaagtctacgaatagtcatttctgatacttttgttgcttcagatgttctctggatagccttcgaaacatcagtttcAGGacgttcatgattttttttttttttttttttttttttttataaaatgaagtgtttcaggaaattatagactatttccttgacctcaggtggtgggtgaagacgtttacggaagtcacttgggctgggctgtccatacttatcacagtgggtgatcgagagcgagtatcctttaatgatattgaccatgaccttttaaatcctcttaaaaatcataggtctcCTATCCTATACTCAGATcaggcatcgccggggaaaaaaatatgccatatcttcattttcattaatgaaactgaggttttaacaaggaatatacgaaataagatatattcaaaatatctgatataaacaaatagactccatgaagctaatatgattaccataacatgaaaattggcaacgtatgatattTGTACAAGTCACATCACAGAGattttagaaaagtaaacgcactatagtttGGGTTTCTTCATCCATACGTTAGGCTGGGGGTGGTtatgtctgggttcctgcttcgacaGGTAGAACAGGAACAACTGGCGGTGTAGGGGTTGGGGGAATTTCCATAGGggttggaggaggttggggagcGGGAATGTGGTGGTAAGGAGAAGGTGAGGGATTGGGAATAAGGTGCTGGATTTCAGGAAGGTTGAAGAGTTCGTGGTGCAGGAGGCAGATGCATTCTTGGGTCGAATCTGGGGTTGATTGGAGGTCTCCTTGTTGGTGATGGGGCATCAGGCAATAGTGTGGCCTTTTGCCTTGTATTTCTTTAGGCACACTTCTGTCTCTTGCCTCTGGCTGCATATTCCGCATATGTGGTGGGGCGTGTACTTGTTCTCATGATGTCCAAACCTCTTGACACTAGAAGCATCTCAAATGTTCTGGTATGAAGGCTTCGGTTTGGTAGGTGCTGAGgatcccaaggctgaccctgaATGGTATTTGTCCTTTAAAGGTGGCTTCGATCTTCAGTGTCTCCTCACCAgccttatgctaaggtcacacattcacgtatcaacgcacgcacgcccacgcatgagcggaaattggtagttggcaacagcttacgtcaatAAAAcgtaaatgtaacataaaacatGCGTAAAATCGTGGACGTACGGTGAAGGGTCGcccgggctctaagctccgcccactagggcgccgtagcctgctccagttttgaaatgttcaaaacaagccgtgggtggtcacaccaaatgtcacctgatgtagttccaggcattgcacgtgggactcatggtgactactgcagggtaggtgctagggtcacctgcattgttcgccgtcgttgttttctttccgccgtgAAGCACGTGGGCCttctaattgcgctgtagcctacgggaaaaccgattcacacatttacaaccctgtaagACGTGCaatgctgtagcgtggtataaaaggtcaggtgggcaccctcaggtcagctgttgtttccgtctcccgagaccagcagtttcctccaagtactctccttcaagatgccgaacctcctaaaatgGCCAAGgaaagggaccatcaacgtcccATCTTCTTGTATGACCTTCTTTtggcccggagaagactcctacagcccctcctgcagacattcaggtcgaggaaatgtcatcttccacctacaggagtcggagttggatgagatacagagtgaagACAGCGACATggaagacgactgacggacagggagaagtggatattgaacatattcttcTTCCTCAAGCCGCACATCttccgtcagaagaagcccaagatgttgggactgccaatggtatgtatattttaatgtctgacttaattttttttttatttgttgaaaatatacaatattttacagtacatgcagaattctatcaaattgaatttacaacctggattttcagaatgcaatatttttacattctctcatacatgttccatcactttacagtctgctctgtttacaggccggccattttgtaccctacagccccacaacgtgaagttgacgtacatagagcattacactatcggcgtaagttccaggtagacgtccgaccttgctttctttgtgcgtacatttgcggcgcaatttacggtgctggctttacgtccgttagcccgtgtcctgtttaccagctgttcaaggtcatttcaccgcgatgatgcccacgatccacatacttgggcatacgccatcgtgatacgtgaatgtgtgaccccagtaTTAGGCCAGGTACTCACACACAGGTTTACCTGTTGGTCCTACCCATGACCGTTCGACAGATGAGCGTCCACACATacagagtagaactgtcagtcggacagtcaactcgaggtcattgccctcatttctcgcccAGCCTTCATCGTGGCAACAACTATATGGCAATGATGGAAACTCCACCGGGTGATAAGGATGTAGAGCTACGAAGACTAGCTGCTGCagcaattcacttcaaaataggaaagaagcaaaaaggaatTACAGAGtgtggtctaaatattgcctattaaagagagatgtctattatcatacaatattaataaatcaggCATAATTAGACTTGGCGgctggttcagttatttatgaaatagacagtgaagcctactttcactagtaacacctttcatcAAAAGGCAGCACACTggtctaggcctataccaaattgcctatcacttggaaatatttttttctcttatatttatcataagatttgGACTGACAACTGCCTACAAATAGCACCGcatggtctaacaatgaaatgaattaggcctatatacatagtttattcatattctagtcTGAGCGGCTGAGATCCTCCCCAGCCGAAATCCGgcggcgaactgtcataaaatcgttggttacccgtCCACACGTGTGATCACCTGCCtgtcggtcgaaagaactttgggttaattccatcagttcatcagttttggtgagtggactgactcacGGCCACCTATAGTTGGCCGTGACTGACTCCACCCACAAAATTCTGTCCACACGTACATTTTAGGCCAGGTATTCACGCACAGatttacctgtcagtctccctATCAGTcaatcgaaactgacgttaaaacgaaATGAGGGTAATGACCTCTAGTTGACTGTccactgacagttctactctgtATGTGTGGACGCTCATCCGTCGAATGGTCGTGAACTTgtttatcgtccgttctattttagcctttctagggggcagttgtagtctcaaagttgttgttcttagttttattattattattattattattattattattattattattattattattattattattattattattattattattattattattattattattattattattcagaagatgaccctatccaatggaacaaggccaccacaGGGGagactgactggaaattcaagcttccaaagaatattctgccattcattggaaagaagtaataagagaaggtaatgggaaatacagaatgaaaagatcactaatcagagagagagagagagttgtgtttcattagcgacttgtgtttgtgatggttaattttcaaaataattttcacaaaCAATTTATAATTGTTTACAAATGTCCCCCTAGTCAAATCATTCTTCACTTGAATGCCCGCAGACGGGTTCGTTTGaaacaagtatgcacacacaaacaccaacacacacatgcatacaaacacaagCGAATCATTATACCATTCTACCATCTTTCTTCGTAACTAGAGTGAATGTCACTTTCAGattatcacaggaaatagcaATGCTGTCAGCTCATACCGAAACAACGAAATAAAGTTGAAAACCAAATGTTCATTAGGCAGAAATCTTAATGTTGACTTCCAGATCTCTGCTAAAGGTAGATACAATGGTGAATAGACTCTGCTTGGAGGAAAACTAGATGGTTAAGCATACAATGACAATGACTCAGGCTATTACCCTACAAGGCTGAAGCATGAAAAGGGGTACAGACGTAGCATGTTCTCCCTTATTAGGTAATTattgtcagtagtttttaaaagtgaatgtgaataaaacagaggtgttGCTGAGCAATTGGGAAGAtaaagacagaatagtaatacaagaaagaagaggctcgattgtaaaacaggcagaaatggtttaaatacttaggatctactttaagccaagagaggatgtgaggctgaagttgacagtaggataaaagctgcaggGGGGAAAGTGGAGAAAGGTGGCTGgggtagtatgtgataagaaaatgccaatcaagctaaaagtaaggatatataacacagtgataatgtatggagcagaagcatgggctctaagaagaaaagagaaagtatagcttgagagaacagagatgagaatgctgattggattatgggaatattgctgcttgagagattagaaaatgatGCTTAATGAAGggaaggcttagtaaagattacagaagtgataagagagtcacgattgggATGGTATGGCAGTGGCAGattgaaaaatctttatatatatatctattatatatatatatatatatatatatatatatatatatatatatatatatatatatatatatataatatatatatatatatatatatatatgtatatttatatatatatatatatatatatatatagtatatatatatatatatatatatatatatatatatatatatagtatatatatgatatatataatttatataataaaagatagaaatatatagtaatatataatatatatatatatataatatattatattataatatatatatgtatataatatatattgtattattattatagatatatatatataaatattgacgaatataatatatattatatatagtattaattctatatatataatatagtatatatatatcaaacatatacatatatatactatatatatatatatgatatatatatatatattatatataatatatatatatataggtatatatatatatatatatatatatatatataa is part of the Macrobrachium nipponense isolate FS-2020 chromosome 6, ASM1510439v2, whole genome shotgun sequence genome and harbors:
- the LOC135216501 gene encoding amelogenin-like, which produces MQPEARDRSVPKEIQGKRPHYCLMPHHQQGDLQSTPDSTQECICLLHHELFNLPEIQHLIPNPSPSPYHHIPAPQPPPTPMEIPPTPTPPVVPVLPVEAGTQT